In the Trichoderma atroviride chromosome 4, complete sequence genome, CATGACCAGAATTCGTCTGCCCTTCTCCCCATTCCTACTAGTATTGAATACCCAGCCCAACACGACGGCCATCTGATGCCGCTCCACCAGCTTTCAATTTCTTTTGTGGGCTGTCCGCTTGAGTCTCGCCTTCAGCAGCCAGCTTGCGCTTCTCAGCCCCAGCTGCAGATTTGCTTCCAGTAAAGAGCTTGGCATGCATGGCTGCAGACTTCTCAGCAGGTCCTTCTGAGGCATCCAATGACGGCGCCCCGGGGTATTGTCGCAGCatctttgccgctgctcgACTCGCCTGGCTGTCATAGACttgctcctcgtcttcttgtgAGCTGATTGGGCCCCCGGCTGGAACAACTCCAGACGGCTGAGATGATAGTGTCTGTACTGCTTTGACCGATTCCAGGGCTTGCCGAGCAAGCTCTTCATTGTCCTCCATTGAGATTGTgctttctcgtcttcttcttcgtgaTTGTCGCTGAGAGGGTGGAGTTGTAGGAACAAATCGTCGTTGTGAATAGCGAGATCTCGGCTCCGTTTGCGCCACCAGATTTACTGACGGCAATAGACCGCTGTGGTCTCCACGCAGATTATGCATGGGAGTAGTGGGAAGTGACGACATGGACTGGGCGTTACGTTGGTGCCTCCTAACCAGCCGAGAAGCAGGTCGAGCCATGACCAtgggtgttgatggcgcactgttgttgttggcagcgttgttgttttcttgcgtctggctctggctcatTGCCTCCAAAAGGGCAGACAATCCGTGTTCCCGCCCATCAGTCTCTTCCCGGTGCAGAGTGCGAGCCGCCCcgcgatgctgctgcggtgTCGATGTAATCCCATGTTTGGGCGTCAGAGCGCCATGGAAGATGCCTCCGGGGCTGCATAGCATATGAAAGTGCTCGCGATTCTCCCGAATTCGGTTCAGTAGCATCTCTCGCTCCTCTGCCAGAGACATagtctcctcctccttctgtTGGATgaccttcttggccagcttgacTCTCCGGCTGAGggcttcattctcttccacTGCTGATTCGTaccacatcttcatctgcagGTACTTGTTCTGCAGAGACT is a window encoding:
- a CDS encoding uncharacterized protein (EggNog:ENOG41), whose product is MASDSEMDVDAPRVNGTAAGTIEDLAFAAVHPSTPQETGPLSQTTLPSTEIPGSPIDPNQSFKTEVIDDRPAIAVIPSSMTPPPSTQVAASNGASRRAYSNSQQSALFSPPATILNTMRGRDIEPEFAPPAPHQLLEASADELRAMLQTCIAENQKLKMEAAHHKLQYNLLSLQADEDSKRAAVEHDMIRREVDALRMAEHSRQAKRELSSGSESLQNKYLQMKMWYESAVEENEALSRRVKLAKKVIQQKEEETMSLAEEREMLLNRIRENREHFHMLCSPGGIFHGALTPKHGITSTPQQHRGAARTLHREETDGREHGLSALLEAMSQSQTQENNNAANNNSAPSTPMVMARPASRLVRRHQRNAQSMSSLPTTPMHNLRGDHSGLLPSVNLVAQTEPRSRYSQRRFVPTTPPSQRQSRRRRRESTISMEDNEELARQALESVKAVQTLSSQPSGVVPAGGPISSQEDEEQVYDSQASRAAAKMLRQYPGAPSLDASEGPAEKSAAMHAKLFTGSKSAAGAEKRKLAAEGETQADSPQKKLKAGGAASDGRRVGLGIQY